The following coding sequences lie in one Pseudomonas syringae CC1557 genomic window:
- a CDS encoding SfnB family sulfur acquisition oxidoreductase, whose amino-acid sequence MVPFTTTPVDKPRAASIAGERRESDPANVKAHTVTASQEPDVAPRLLPATVLQNDAEAIAAAHQLAAAARSNAANRDQQRALPWAEIELFTRSGLGSISIPRAYGGPQVSFVTVADVFRIISAADPALGQIPQNQFGILHLLQSSATEQQKRTLFQSVLDGWRIGNAGPERGTKNTLELKARITTDGDRLIINGQKFYSTGALFAHWVAVKALDDQGRQIMAFVKRGTPGLRIVDDWSGFGQRTTASGTVLLDNVPVDAGHVVDNWRLALTPNIQGAVSQLIQAAIDAGIARGAIDDAIAFVREKSRPWIDANVERASDDLYVIADIGKLKLELHAAEALLRKAGQELDEINATPIDEQSAARASIAVARAKVLTTEISLLASEKLFELAGSRATLAEFNLDRHWRNARVHTLHDPVRWKYHAVGTWHLNGTLPARHSWI is encoded by the coding sequence ATGGTCCCTTTCACAACCACCCCTGTGGATAAGCCCAGGGCTGCATCGATTGCCGGTGAGCGACGCGAGTCTGATCCAGCGAACGTAAAGGCCCACACCGTCACGGCTTCACAAGAGCCAGACGTTGCTCCCCGACTGTTACCGGCCACGGTGTTGCAAAACGATGCCGAGGCCATTGCAGCCGCTCATCAACTGGCGGCAGCAGCGCGGTCCAACGCCGCCAACCGTGATCAGCAACGTGCATTGCCATGGGCTGAAATCGAACTGTTTACCCGTAGCGGTCTGGGCAGCATTTCCATCCCGCGTGCCTATGGCGGCCCCCAGGTGTCATTCGTCACGGTGGCAGATGTCTTCAGGATCATCTCCGCGGCCGACCCGGCGCTGGGTCAGATCCCGCAAAACCAGTTCGGCATTCTGCACCTGTTGCAAAGCAGTGCCACCGAGCAGCAGAAACGAACATTGTTCCAGAGCGTGCTGGACGGCTGGCGGATCGGCAATGCCGGACCTGAACGCGGCACCAAAAACACCCTGGAACTCAAGGCGCGAATCACCACCGACGGCGACCGCCTGATCATCAACGGCCAGAAGTTTTACTCCACCGGCGCACTGTTTGCGCACTGGGTTGCGGTCAAGGCGCTGGATGACCAGGGCCGGCAGATCATGGCCTTCGTCAAACGCGGCACTCCAGGGCTGCGCATTGTCGACGACTGGTCAGGCTTCGGGCAGCGCACCACCGCGAGCGGCACCGTATTGCTCGACAACGTGCCGGTGGACGCCGGTCACGTGGTGGACAACTGGCGCCTGGCGCTGACGCCGAACATTCAGGGCGCTGTGTCGCAACTGATTCAGGCGGCGATTGATGCGGGTATTGCACGCGGCGCCATCGATGATGCGATTGCCTTCGTTCGCGAGAAGTCCCGGCCGTGGATCGATGCCAACGTCGAGCGCGCCAGCGACGACCTGTACGTGATCGCCGACATCGGCAAGCTGAAGCTCGAACTGCACGCCGCCGAAGCCCTGTTGCGAAAAGCGGGTCAGGAACTGGACGAGATAAACGCAACGCCCATCGATGAACAATCGGCAGCCCGCGCATCAATCGCTGTGGCGCGCGCCAAGGTGTTGACCACTGAAATATCCCTGCTGGCCAGCGAAAAGCTCTTCGAACTGGCAGGCAGCCGCGCCACCCTGGCCGAGTTCAACCTCGACCGCCACTGGCGTAACGCCCGCGTTCACACCTTGCATGACCCGGTGCGCTGGAAATACCACGCGGTCGGCACGTGGCATTTGAACGGCACCCTGCCCGCTCGCCATTCCTGGATCTGA
- a CDS encoding SfnB family sulfur acquisition oxidoreductase → MSFNPHARDHAALISSDAQALHVASELARHFKTESALRDRERRLPHAELDLFSESGLWGISVPKAFGGAGVSNVTLARVIQLISEADGSLGQIPQNHFYALEVLRVNGSPQQQARLYAEALAGRRFGNALAELGTKTAHDRTTRLTRDGDGYRINGRKFYATGALYAQRIPTSVIDDAGVQQLVFVQHDSEGLKVIDDWSGFGQRTTGSGSVVFDNVYVGANDVVPFQSAFERPTTVGPLAQILHAAIDTGIARAAFEDALIFVRTRTRPWIDSGIEKAVDDPLTLHSFGRLGIRLHAAEALLERAGEFLDVAQADSSADNVAAASIAVAEARAISTEISLAAGSTLFELAGSQATLAEHGLDRHWRNARVHTLHDPVRWKFHAIGNYYLNDTRPPLRGTI, encoded by the coding sequence ATGAGTTTTAACCCACACGCACGCGACCACGCTGCGCTGATTAGCAGTGATGCTCAGGCCCTGCACGTGGCGAGCGAGCTGGCGCGGCACTTCAAGACCGAAAGCGCCCTGCGCGACCGCGAGCGCCGCCTGCCTCATGCCGAACTCGACCTGTTCAGCGAATCCGGTTTATGGGGCATTAGCGTCCCGAAAGCCTTTGGCGGCGCAGGTGTTTCAAACGTGACGCTGGCCAGGGTTATCCAGCTGATTTCCGAAGCCGACGGCTCGCTGGGACAAATTCCGCAAAACCATTTTTACGCCCTTGAAGTGCTGCGCGTGAACGGCAGCCCGCAGCAGCAGGCGCGGCTGTATGCCGAAGCGCTCGCTGGTCGGCGCTTCGGTAACGCGCTGGCTGAACTGGGGACCAAAACCGCGCACGACCGCACCACTCGCCTGACACGGGACGGTGACGGCTATCGCATCAACGGCCGCAAGTTCTATGCGACCGGCGCGCTGTACGCACAGCGCATCCCCACGTCGGTGATTGACGACGCTGGCGTGCAGCAACTGGTGTTCGTGCAGCACGACAGCGAAGGGCTGAAGGTTATCGATGACTGGAGCGGCTTTGGCCAGCGCACCACTGGCAGCGGCTCGGTGGTCTTCGACAACGTATACGTCGGCGCCAACGACGTAGTGCCGTTTCAGAGTGCCTTCGAACGCCCGACCACTGTGGGCCCGTTGGCGCAGATTCTCCATGCGGCCATCGACACCGGGATTGCCCGCGCAGCGTTTGAGGACGCTCTGATCTTCGTCCGCACCCGCACCCGGCCATGGATCGATTCAGGCATCGAGAAAGCCGTTGATGACCCGCTGACGCTGCACAGCTTCGGCAGGCTCGGTATTCGCCTGCACGCTGCCGAAGCGCTGCTGGAACGCGCCGGTGAGTTTCTCGACGTCGCTCAGGCCGACAGCAGCGCCGATAATGTGGCTGCGGCCTCCATCGCCGTCGCCGAAGCCCGCGCCATCAGTACAGAAATCTCTCTGGCGGCGGGCAGCACGCTGTTCGAACTGGCGGGTAGCCAGGCCACCCTCGCCGAACACGGGCTGGATCGTCACTGGCGCAACGCTCGCGTGCACACACTGCACGACCCGGTACGCTGGAAGTTTCACGCCATCGGCAATTACTACCTGAATGACACCCGTCCTCCGTTGCGGGGGACAATCTGA
- a CDS encoding LLM class flavin-dependent oxidoreductase, with protein MARKKILLNAFNMNCIGHINHGLWTHPRDTSTQFNSLEYWTDLAKLLERGLFDGLFIADIVGVYDVYQNSVDVTLKEAIQLPVNDPLLLVSAMAGVTRHLGFGLTANLTYDAPYLFARRMSTLDHLSRGRVGWNIVTGYLDSAARAMGLSEQNEHDRRYDQADEYLEVLYKLWEGSWEDGAVINDREQRIYAQPGKVHKVRHKGEFYQVEGYHLCEPSPQRTPVLFQAGSSERGLQFAGQNAECVFISGQNKTATREQVDKVRASAVQAGRKSDDIKVFMGLNVIVAATEALAREKHAEYRRYASAEAGVAHFAASTGIDFADYELDEPIQYVKSNAIQSATKNLKNNDWTRQKLLDQHALGGRYITLIGSPEQIADELESWIEETGLDGFNLTRIVTPESYEDFIDLVIPELQRRGSYKTAYEDGTLRKKLFPEGTDRLPERHAGAAFRA; from the coding sequence ATGGCGCGCAAAAAGATCCTGCTCAATGCGTTCAACATGAACTGCATCGGCCATATCAATCATGGTCTGTGGACCCACCCGCGTGACACCTCGACGCAATTCAACAGCCTGGAATACTGGACTGACCTGGCGAAACTGCTGGAACGCGGGCTGTTCGACGGCCTGTTCATTGCCGACATCGTGGGCGTGTATGACGTCTATCAGAACTCGGTGGACGTCACGCTCAAGGAGGCCATCCAGTTACCGGTCAATGATCCGCTGCTGCTGGTTTCCGCCATGGCCGGTGTGACCCGGCACCTGGGGTTCGGTCTGACCGCCAACCTGACCTACGACGCGCCTTATCTGTTTGCCCGGCGCATGTCGACGCTCGACCATCTCAGCCGTGGCCGGGTGGGCTGGAACATTGTTACCGGTTATCTGGACAGCGCGGCACGGGCCATGGGCCTGAGTGAGCAGAACGAACACGACCGCCGTTACGATCAGGCCGATGAGTACCTGGAAGTACTGTACAAACTCTGGGAAGGCAGCTGGGAAGACGGCGCGGTCATTAACGACCGCGAACAGCGTATCTATGCCCAGCCTGGCAAGGTCCACAAGGTCCGGCACAAGGGCGAGTTCTATCAGGTCGAGGGCTATCACCTGTGCGAACCGTCGCCACAGCGCACGCCAGTGCTGTTTCAGGCTGGCAGCTCTGAGCGCGGCCTGCAGTTTGCCGGGCAGAACGCTGAGTGTGTGTTTATAAGCGGTCAGAACAAGACAGCAACCCGCGAGCAGGTGGACAAGGTTCGCGCCAGCGCAGTGCAGGCCGGGCGCAAATCGGATGACATCAAGGTCTTCATGGGCCTCAACGTAATTGTCGCGGCCACTGAAGCGCTGGCTCGCGAGAAGCACGCTGAATACCGCCGTTACGCCAGCGCCGAAGCGGGCGTGGCGCATTTCGCGGCGTCGACCGGCATAGATTTCGCCGACTACGAGCTGGACGAGCCCATTCAGTACGTGAAGAGCAACGCCATTCAATCGGCGACCAAAAACCTGAAAAACAACGACTGGACACGCCAGAAACTGCTTGATCAGCACGCACTCGGCGGCCGCTACATCACGCTGATAGGCTCCCCTGAACAGATCGCCGACGAGCTGGAATCGTGGATCGAGGAAACCGGTCTGGACGGCTTCAACCTGACCCGCATCGTGACACCGGAAAGTTACGAAGACTTTATCGATCTGGTGATACCGGAGCTGCAACGCCGCGGCTCATACAAGACCGCTTACGAAGACGGCACCTTGCGCAAAAAGCTGTTCCCGGAGGGCACGGATCGTTTGCCAGAACGGCATGCGGGGGCCGCTTTCAGAGCCTGA
- a CDS encoding MetQ/NlpA family ABC transporter substrate-binding protein: protein MSKTLAALALGLLTLAAHAADAPLKVGTTAAFAIPLEAAVEEAGKQGLKVELVEFTDWIAPNVSLAAGDIDVNYFQHIPFLTNANEAAGFGLVPYAPGIINNVGLYSKKYKSFDELPSGATVAIANDPINSGRGLQLLAKAGLITLKPGVGYKATEEDITANPKKLKLIQVEAVQLVRAYEDADLVQGYPAYIRLAKTFPADSAILFDGMDHPEYVIQFVIKPDHKDDPRLAKFVDIYQHSPVVRAALDKVNGKLYQVGWKE from the coding sequence ATGAGCAAAACCCTCGCTGCACTGGCCCTCGGCCTGTTGACCCTGGCCGCTCACGCCGCCGATGCGCCCTTGAAAGTCGGCACCACAGCAGCCTTCGCCATACCGCTTGAAGCTGCTGTCGAAGAAGCCGGCAAACAGGGCCTGAAGGTGGAGCTGGTCGAGTTTACCGACTGGATCGCGCCCAACGTCAGCCTTGCTGCGGGCGACATCGACGTGAACTACTTTCAGCACATTCCATTCCTGACCAACGCCAACGAGGCCGCCGGTTTCGGGCTGGTGCCTTACGCGCCAGGCATCATCAACAACGTCGGGCTGTACTCGAAAAAGTACAAAAGCTTCGACGAGCTACCGAGCGGAGCCACTGTGGCTATCGCCAATGACCCGATCAACAGCGGGCGCGGTCTGCAACTGCTGGCCAAGGCCGGGCTAATTACCCTAAAACCGGGCGTCGGCTACAAGGCCACCGAAGAAGACATCACCGCCAACCCGAAGAAACTCAAACTCATTCAGGTCGAAGCCGTGCAACTGGTGCGCGCTTATGAGGATGCCGATCTGGTGCAGGGCTACCCTGCCTACATCCGCCTGGCGAAGACCTTCCCTGCCGACTCGGCGATTCTGTTCGACGGCATGGATCACCCGGAGTACGTGATTCAGTTCGTGATCAAGCCTGATCACAAGGACGATCCACGCCTGGCCAAATTCGTCGACATCTACCAGCATTCGCCAGTAGTCCGCGCAGCGCTGGACAAGGTCAATGGCAAGCTCTACCAGGTGGGGTGGAAAGAATGA
- a CDS encoding methionine ABC transporter ATP-binding protein: MTATAQRHIDIAGAGQLAQQAELHPELNRAHVRFINLGKTYHGKQGPVEALSGIDMVVQRGEIFGIIGRSGAGKSSLIRTINRLEHPSSGRVLIDQVDIGEFNEDKLVELRRRIGMIFQHFNLMSAKTVWQNVELPLKVAGVPREQRARKVAQLLELVGLQDKHKAYPAQLSGGQKQRVGIARALVHDPAILLCDEATSALDPETTQSILGLLREINQRLGLTIVLITHEMAVIRDICHRVVVLEQGRVVEQGPVWQVFGDPQHEVSKTLLAPLQPGLPKEWAERLSDQPERPDAAILLDVHFTGVSSEGPDLAALFAALGGKVQLLQGGVERIQERAIGHLILSIAGSPHSRDELLARARTLAPRLEVVGYVV, from the coding sequence ATGACCGCCACCGCGCAACGGCACATTGATATCGCTGGCGCAGGTCAGTTGGCGCAACAGGCCGAGCTGCACCCGGAGTTGAACCGTGCCCATGTGCGCTTCATCAATCTGGGCAAGACCTACCATGGCAAGCAGGGCCCCGTTGAAGCCCTGAGCGGTATCGACATGGTCGTTCAGCGAGGCGAAATCTTCGGCATCATTGGCCGCAGTGGCGCGGGCAAATCCTCGCTGATTCGCACCATCAACCGCCTGGAACACCCCAGCAGCGGCCGGGTGCTGATCGATCAGGTGGACATCGGTGAGTTCAATGAAGACAAGCTGGTGGAGCTGCGCCGACGCATCGGCATGATCTTTCAGCACTTTAACCTGATGTCGGCGAAGACCGTCTGGCAGAACGTCGAGCTGCCGCTCAAGGTGGCTGGCGTGCCCAGGGAGCAGCGTGCGCGCAAGGTCGCACAGTTGCTGGAACTGGTGGGTTTACAGGACAAGCACAAAGCGTATCCGGCGCAATTGTCCGGCGGGCAGAAACAGCGTGTCGGCATCGCCCGCGCACTGGTTCACGACCCGGCGATTCTGCTGTGTGATGAGGCGACCTCAGCGCTGGACCCGGAGACTACTCAGTCTATCCTCGGGCTGCTGCGCGAGATCAATCAGCGCCTAGGCCTGACCATCGTGTTGATCACTCACGAAATGGCGGTCATCCGTGACATCTGCCACCGCGTGGTGGTGCTGGAGCAAGGCCGGGTCGTCGAGCAAGGGCCGGTCTGGCAAGTGTTCGGCGACCCGCAGCACGAGGTCAGCAAAACCTTGCTTGCGCCACTGCAACCCGGGCTGCCGAAAGAATGGGCCGAGCGTCTGAGCGATCAGCCTGAGCGACCGGATGCGGCTATTTTGCTGGATGTGCATTTCACCGGTGTGAGCAGCGAAGGGCCGGATCTGGCTGCGCTGTTTGCAGCGCTTGGCGGCAAGGTGCAATTGCTGCAGGGCGGTGTCGAGCGGATTCAGGAACGGGCCATCGGGCATTTGATTCTGTCGATTGCAGGCTCGCCACACAGTCGTGACGAGCTGCTGGCTCGCGCTCGCACCCTGGCACCACGCTTAGAGGTAGTGGGTTATGTGGTTTGA
- a CDS encoding methionine ABC transporter permease: MWFDRLLQGTLDTFLMVGVSSLIALLLGIPLAVILVTSSKGGIYEAAGINRVLGAFVNLFRSIPFLILMVALIPFTRMIVGTTYGVWAAVVPLTIAATPFFARIAEVSLREVDHGLVEAAQAMGCRRWHIIWHVLLPEARPGIVGGFTITLVTMINSSAMAGAIGAGGLGDIAYRYGYQRFDTQVMLTVIVLLVAVVALVQLGGDRLARSFDRR; encoded by the coding sequence ATGTGGTTTGATCGCTTGTTGCAAGGCACCCTCGACACCTTTCTGATGGTCGGTGTTTCGTCATTGATCGCACTGCTGCTGGGTATTCCGCTGGCAGTGATTCTGGTCACCAGCTCCAAAGGCGGCATCTACGAGGCAGCGGGGATCAATCGGGTGCTGGGCGCCTTTGTGAACCTGTTCCGCTCCATCCCGTTTCTGATCCTGATGGTGGCGCTGATTCCGTTCACCCGGATGATCGTCGGCACCACGTATGGCGTGTGGGCCGCCGTCGTACCGCTGACCATCGCCGCCACGCCGTTCTTTGCGCGAATCGCCGAAGTCAGCCTGCGTGAGGTCGATCACGGGCTGGTCGAAGCCGCGCAGGCGATGGGCTGTCGGCGCTGGCACATCATCTGGCATGTGCTGCTGCCGGAAGCGCGGCCGGGCATTGTCGGCGGCTTCACGATCACGCTGGTGACCATGATCAACTCATCGGCCATGGCTGGTGCGATTGGTGCAGGCGGGCTGGGCGACATTGCCTATCGCTATGGCTATCAGCGCTTCGACACGCAGGTGATGCTGACCGTGATCGTGTTACTGGTGGCGGTCGTGGCGCTGGTGCAGCTGGGCGGTGATCGACTGGCGCGCAGTTTCGACAGACGCTGA
- a CDS encoding class I SAM-dependent methyltransferase, whose translation MKLDPQTLAQITSATLGNYNSVAEDFREGTRDHDVSQNIDALLRHIEGPAPWQILDFGCGPGRDLKTFTALGHVAVGLDGSERFAEMARAETGCEVFQQNFLELDLPQGRFDGIFANAVLFHIPKQELPRVLRQLHAALKPGGVLFSSNPRGENQEGWNGERYGAYHDLQAWRELLTEAGFVELEHYYRPAGLPRDQQPWLASVWRVIHRPD comes from the coding sequence ATGAAACTCGACCCTCAGACCCTTGCGCAGATCACCTCCGCCACCCTCGGCAATTACAACAGCGTGGCCGAAGATTTTCGCGAAGGCACCCGCGACCACGACGTCAGCCAGAACATCGACGCGCTGCTGCGTCATATCGAAGGACCGGCGCCGTGGCAGATTCTGGATTTCGGCTGCGGGCCGGGGCGCGACCTGAAAACGTTTACCGCGCTGGGCCATGTGGCGGTCGGGCTCGACGGCTCCGAACGTTTTGCCGAGATGGCCCGTGCTGAAACCGGCTGCGAAGTCTTTCAGCAAAACTTCCTTGAGCTCGATCTGCCGCAAGGCCGCTTTGATGGCATCTTCGCCAACGCCGTACTGTTTCACATCCCGAAACAAGAGCTGCCACGCGTGCTGCGCCAGTTGCACGCCGCGCTTAAACCGGGCGGCGTGCTGTTCAGCTCCAACCCGCGTGGTGAGAATCAGGAAGGCTGGAACGGCGAGCGTTACGGCGCTTATCACGACCTGCAAGCCTGGCGCGAATTACTGACCGAAGCCGGCTTTGTCGAACTGGAGCACTACTATCGTCCCGCAGGATTGCCAAGGGACCAGCAGCCGTGGCTGGCGAGTGTCTGGCGGGTCATACACCGACCTGACTGA
- a CDS encoding efflux RND transporter permease subunit, with protein MKGNFNLSEWAIKHQSFVWYLMFVALLMGVFSYMKLGREEDPSFTIKTMIIQTRWPGATVDETLEQVTDRIEKKLEELDSLDYVKSYTRPGESTVFVYLRDTTSAKAIPEIWYQVRKKVDDIRGQFPQGLQGPSFNDEFGDVYGSIYAFTADGFSMRQLRDYVEKVRADIREVPGLGKVEMIGQQDEVVYLNFSTRKLAALGIDQSQVVQSLQSQNAVTPAGVIEAGPERISVRTSGQFASEKDLAAVNLRINDRFYRLSDIADITRGYTDPPKPLFRFDGKPAIGLAIAMQKGGNIQSFGKALHERMDATTAELPVGIGVHKVSDQAEVVNKAVGGFTSALFEAVIIVLLVSFVSLGFRAGLVVACSIPLVLAMVFVFMEYSGITMQRISLGALIIALGLLVDDAMITVEMMVTRLEMGETKEQAATYAYTSTAFPMLTGTLVTVAGFVPIGLNNSSAGEYTFTLFAVIAVAMLVSWVVAVLFAPVIGVHILSANIKPKSEEPGRVGRAFNGSMLWAMRNRWLAIAITVGLFAASLFCMQFVQNQFFPSSDRPEILVDLNLPQNASINETRKVVDRFEASLKDDPDIERWSTYIGQGALRFYLPLDQQLENPFYAQLVIVSKGLEERGALTARLQKRLRDDFVGIGSYVQALEMGPPVGRPLQYRVSGENIDKVRQHAIELATLLDHNPHVGEVIYDWNEPGKVLRIDINQDKARQLGLSSEDVAKLMNSVVSGSTVTQVRDDIYLINVVGRAEDAERGTPETLQNLQIVTPTGTSIPLLAFATVGYELEQPLVWRRDRKPTITVKGAVRDAIQPTDLVKQLQPEIDKFAAGLPVGYKVATGGTVEESSKAQGPIASVAPLMLFLMATFLMIQLHSVQKMFLVASVAPLGLIGVVLALIPTGTPLGFVAILGVLALIGIIIRNSVILVTQIDAYERSGYLPWDAVVEATEHRRRPILLTAAAASLGMIPIAREVFWGPMAYAMIGGIIIATLLTLLFLPALYVAWYRIKEPTDEQRQEAEDKNEDENAQPAH; from the coding sequence ATGAAAGGGAATTTCAATCTGTCCGAGTGGGCCATCAAGCATCAGTCGTTTGTCTGGTACCTGATGTTCGTTGCCCTGTTGATGGGCGTGTTCTCCTACATGAAGCTGGGGCGCGAAGAAGACCCGTCCTTCACCATCAAGACCATGATCATCCAGACCCGCTGGCCGGGCGCGACGGTGGACGAGACTCTGGAACAGGTCACCGACCGCATCGAGAAAAAGCTCGAAGAGCTGGACTCGCTGGACTACGTGAAGAGCTATACCCGCCCGGGCGAGTCCACGGTCTTTGTGTACCTGCGTGACACCACCAGCGCCAAGGCGATACCGGAAATCTGGTACCAGGTGCGCAAGAAGGTCGATGACATCCGTGGCCAGTTTCCGCAGGGGCTGCAAGGTCCGTCGTTCAACGACGAGTTCGGCGATGTGTACGGCTCGATCTATGCGTTTACCGCAGACGGTTTCTCGATGCGTCAGTTGCGTGACTACGTCGAGAAGGTTCGCGCCGACATCCGCGAAGTGCCCGGCCTGGGCAAGGTCGAGATGATCGGTCAGCAGGACGAAGTGGTGTACCTGAACTTCTCGACACGCAAACTCGCGGCATTGGGCATCGATCAGAGCCAGGTGGTGCAAAGCCTGCAATCGCAAAACGCGGTGACGCCTGCCGGGGTGATCGAAGCCGGGCCGGAGCGGATCTCGGTACGTACCTCCGGCCAGTTCGCCTCCGAGAAGGATCTGGCTGCAGTCAATCTGCGCATCAATGACCGTTTTTACCGTCTGAGCGATATTGCTGACATAACCCGTGGCTACACCGATCCGCCCAAGCCGCTGTTCCGCTTCGATGGCAAACCGGCGATCGGCCTGGCCATCGCGATGCAGAAGGGCGGCAATATCCAGTCGTTCGGCAAGGCGCTGCATGAGCGTATGGACGCTACGACGGCGGAGCTGCCAGTCGGCATTGGCGTGCACAAGGTCTCGGATCAGGCCGAGGTGGTGAACAAAGCCGTGGGCGGCTTCACCAGCGCGTTGTTCGAGGCGGTGATTATTGTGCTGTTGGTCAGCTTCGTCAGCCTCGGGTTTCGCGCAGGGCTGGTGGTCGCGTGTTCGATTCCGCTGGTGCTGGCGATGGTGTTTGTGTTCATGGAATACAGCGGCATCACCATGCAACGGATTTCCCTCGGCGCGCTGATCATTGCCCTCGGCCTGCTGGTGGATGACGCCATGATTACCGTGGAAATGATGGTCACGCGGCTTGAAATGGGGGAAACCAAAGAGCAGGCCGCGACGTACGCCTACACCTCGACAGCATTCCCGATGCTCACCGGTACGCTGGTGACAGTGGCCGGCTTTGTGCCGATAGGTTTGAACAACAGCTCGGCGGGGGAGTACACATTCACGCTGTTCGCCGTGATTGCCGTGGCGATGCTGGTGTCGTGGGTGGTTGCCGTTTTGTTTGCGCCGGTGATCGGCGTGCATATTCTGAGCGCCAACATCAAGCCGAAATCCGAAGAACCGGGCCGCGTAGGCCGGGCATTCAACGGCAGCATGCTCTGGGCCATGCGTAATCGCTGGCTGGCGATTGCCATCACGGTAGGGTTGTTCGCCGCGTCGCTGTTCTGCATGCAGTTTGTGCAGAACCAGTTCTTCCCGTCCTCGGACCGTCCGGAAATTCTGGTCGACCTGAACCTGCCGCAGAACGCTTCGATCAATGAAACGCGCAAAGTGGTGGATCGTTTTGAAGCGAGCCTCAAGGACGATCCGGACATTGAGCGCTGGAGCACCTACATCGGCCAGGGCGCGTTGCGTTTCTACCTGCCACTCGATCAGCAGCTGGAAAATCCGTTCTACGCTCAGTTGGTCATCGTCAGCAAAGGCCTGGAAGAACGGGGTGCATTGACTGCCAGACTGCAGAAACGCCTGCGTGATGACTTCGTCGGCATCGGGTCGTATGTGCAGGCGCTGGAAATGGGCCCGCCGGTGGGTCGTCCGTTGCAGTATCGCGTCAGCGGCGAGAACATCGACAAGGTGCGCCAGCACGCCATCGAACTGGCCACGCTGCTCGATCACAACCCGCATGTGGGCGAAGTGATCTACGACTGGAACGAGCCGGGCAAGGTCCTGCGCATCGACATCAATCAGGACAAGGCCAGGCAGCTGGGGCTGTCGTCCGAGGACGTCGCCAAGCTGATGAACAGCGTGGTCAGCGGCTCTACCGTGACTCAGGTGCGTGATGATATCTATCTGATCAACGTGGTCGGGCGTGCCGAGGACGCTGAGCGCGGCACACCGGAAACCCTGCAGAACCTGCAAATCGTCACTCCGACCGGTACGTCGATTCCGCTACTGGCGTTCGCTACCGTCGGTTACGAGCTGGAGCAGCCATTGGTCTGGCGCCGCGATCGCAAGCCGACCATCACCGTTAAAGGCGCCGTCCGCGACGCGATTCAGCCGACTGATCTGGTCAAGCAGCTGCAACCGGAAATCGACAAGTTTGCCGCAGGCCTGCCGGTCGGCTACAAGGTTGCAACCGGCGGTACGGTCGAAGAAAGCAGCAAGGCGCAGGGGCCGATTGCCAGCGTTGCACCGCTGATGCTGTTCCTCATGGCGACGTTCCTGATGATTCAGTTGCACAGCGTGCAGAAGATGTTTCTGGTGGCCAGCGTTGCGCCGCTGGGGTTGATTGGCGTGGTGCTGGCGCTGATTCCGACCGGAACACCACTGGGGTTTGTGGCGATTCTCGGCGTACTGGCACTGATCGGCATCATTATCCGCAACTCGGTGATTCTGGTGACCCAGATCGATGCTTATGAGCGCAGTGGTTATCTGCCTTGGGACGCCGTGGTCGAAGCCACCGAGCATCGCCGTCGTCCGATTCTATTGACGGCGGCAGCGGCCAGCCTGGGCATGATTCCAATCGCCCGTGAAGTGTTCTGGGGGCCGATGGCCTACGCCATGATCGGCGGCATCATCATCGCCACGCTGCTGACCTTGCTGTTCTTGCCCGCGCTGTATGTGGCCTGGTATCGCATCAAGGAACCGACCGACGAACAGCGTCAGGAAGCCGAAGACAAGAACGAGGATGAAAACGCGCAGCCTGCGCATTGA